The genomic window agaactttattactttacttttaaaaagataaataactttagcatggtaatatatacctattattaaaaattaatgcaaacaatatcttcaacattttttctcgattcacgaacacatttagaaaggctacaacgcctgctaaagagccggtatcttgccaacgctttagcttggatttagaggaggatctaaaaactttgctagaagcacgcgcagctcctcgtgtagcgaatgtggatcaacgcgaaagtaacgttgctgttagcggaaatgcaatgaacaaaatatttgaaatggaggatgaaaataaatccaacaatgcaaacactataaagaggattccttataatttttcaactaaggcatcttgtgacgaaactatattcgaatgccaacagcaacgtacgtctgatgaaagttttatggctttggaaaaaatgtgtgataaaacagcatccgatcctgacagcacactatttaagtacatacatagcgagaacaaggatatggttaaagaagatgctaaaaagcgcagcgccgatggaaactattttaaaatcccttgtaaacaaggtaaatgaatatacaacatattgaaagttgataagattgcgtggtataaatttaataatataatcttagaactacaagaaatagatgaagaagcacaatcactgcaacgtctattgcatgacttatgcgtacaggagcagcatcaattggataatgaaactcctttaaaaagtattgatgtaacactactagaagatattgaagcgccatctaaaatgtgggactccacaatagtgggcgataccactttacaaacttcacctttgaaaatggtgagacttctcagaccatctactatactagaggaaaattgcgaagatcagtataatagttctttgggtggtgatgatgcatcatcacacataagctttcaaagcgctcaaaaaggcagtgaaacttcagcgacaacaagcttttaaaaataaaagctttACCTACGCTCTAAATCTACGCCGTCGTATACGTACTCATACCGGTGGAAAACCATACAAATGCGAATACTGCGAATGCACCTTTGCTGTAAGCGGTCCAGTGCTGTCGCATTCATAGATGTGAGTTTTGCCCATCAACTTTTCCTCACTTTACGGAGTTACGTACGCATTTAACTACGCACAAAGACGAAGATCCAGAAACGCGGGAGCGAAATATGACAGCCTTAAAGGAGGAGGAggctaaattaaaaacaaaatttggcCACTAAAATTCAGCAGCCGCCAAAACCCAAACGAAAATATACGTGCAATTTCTGCAACAAGGGTAAAGGTTTATAAGACTGTGATTGTAAATGATATTCATTTTACTGATCGTTAATTCACAGATTTTACAACTTCATCTAAGCTAAAGCGCCATATACGTATGCATACCGGCGAGCGACCATACTCGTGCTCAGAGTGTGGGAAATCATTCTCATTGAAATCGTAAGAATATACAATAGGGTTCAGAGTTTGAACGGCCggcagttaaaaatggatttattttaaaagttaataaaaaaacttatatctAAACATATCCGTAAAACGAAAGACACAAAAACAAAAGCTCAGTAAAAATGGGACAACTAAATGAAACCTTATATCCATATCGCcagctgattggaatatcacccggttgttgttgtagcagttaggtggggcgaagcactgctacaacaatatcacccggtctcgggtgccgtttcgaaaagcacctttctcagaaaacatttgaataaccccgtatattagaaaagccctatcacagaattcggttgaagaatgccctaactcagatttggcttcaaaaatgaccgatctgagctcaaatacaacacattttgacaatagctggagtgtttatgaaacaaattctaagatagggcgttcttcaaacgaattctgagaaaggaagtttttggaacggcagccgagatttggtgatattccactcagcagccgatatgaatatatggtaagtctcatttttaccgacctttcttttcctttttaaaaatgtgcttaacaaaacttttttcttttaatgcactCTTAAAATGAATCCATAAGCACTGTAACGTTAACAACTTTTTCATACTTGTTTTTTGATTTGTATTGAGAGTGGCTATTTTAATATTAGAACGGctaatttagacaattaaaataacaaaaattaccaAAAAGCCAAATTTTAGTGAGGATCTCTAGTTtaccataaaaatattaaaattaaaatttcccaTCTATCCTATtcgagctaaaaaaaaattactcgaggtcaaaggtcattgccttaatagcaccgcagaaaaattcctccaattcttttctcctagagagaacaataattggggaataggaatttcgaatcttcgaagtcagctgatttgccaattgaaattttgttgcgcatttctattttagttaacaaattaaaagtttagttattgttgcgaatttgtttaaaattgagaaaaaaaatataagcaaagcaacagggagcaacaaacgaatgatgcaaccatctttcacacgttgttattgtagcagtgcttcgccccatccaataggtgcgaccgatcagaaattatcatcaatatcctctaacgggagtccaaggaaacttgctgtttcgacaggggggaccataatgaaaggggtgttagaggcgttggttccacattacaattaaagagatggttggtgtcaaacTTCGCttacttcgctatactttaacatacgatactttaccccattttaacacaactatcatttattgattttataaaattttataaaatgtttcttcctccacagttccatttccgtattggatggtaaatatggctttcgcattttctccatcaataactgacaaggtggaaaaaatctatgcgcgtaaatcgcaacatatcttggtcgagcgtttcttcaatagctctctagtggtgatggtgacagcagagaaacccaactgtttacaaatgttacaatatatcaattgcgtctacggctcaaatacccacagtatatgaatgaatcgaacgcacctaattgtctgcctaacggatagtatacatatccatcaaatcgaaaatattgcatcaaacgaactgggtctgaatactgaaacagtacacatattcaaaatcgatgaggaggctgtgatgatggtatagggtgagttgttgaataacatacgaaaaccactttaacgcatctatatatttgcattacagctaaagctttacaaacagcaaaaattgctggcgccaagcaattggaaaaggcagtgaagcattcatcacactgtacggatggtgtaaagttagaaactgctgttgtaacagctgccaccgacacaacggtcatctctacttcgccgagtaacggcttgtccgactatctatcgaagacagtataatcatatcttttgccaacacaggttagcgatgtgcttgcacaggaaaatatttcaattggaaaacaaaaaccaattaagagagtttatttattatgaaagtatttacttttctttatatcaacagtattaatctaagttgcaatatcacgtacatatataataagggatgtgatacgattgctgtcggaattagatttgaaaccaatcaatactctgctaagggttgtagaattattgcttgaataattagatttagaacaataataagtctgacttaattacaagtcgtacatttttaaatttaccaattacgacagcaatcggattctacgacacctttgaatattcttgatctgaaaaaagagtaaacctaatctgaatttctactaagctttcagttgtagattattcaaataattggagttttttctaaagcttaaatttattttctgctcgcttagaaaagatttcaattggaaaacaaaaaccaattaagagagtttatgttattattaaagtacttacttttctttatatcaattgtattaatttaagttgcaatatcacgtacatatataataagggatgtgatacgattgctgtcggaattagttttgaaaccaatcaatactcctgctaagggttgtagaattattgcttgaataattagatttagaacaataataagtctgatttaattacaagtcgtacatttttaaattcatcaattacgacagcaatcggattctacgacacctttgaatattcttgatctgaaaaaaaaagagtaaatctaatctgaatttctaattagcttttagttgtagatttaaattgattcaaattattggagttttttctaaagcttaaaattattttctgttcgcttggaaaagatttcaattggaaaacgaaaaccaatcaagcgagtttatttattattaaaatacttacttttctttatatgaactgtattaatttaagttacaatttcatgtgcatatataataagggatgtcgtgatatgattgctgtcggaattagatttgaaaccaatcaatactcctgctaagggttacaataataagtctgactcaattaatagtcgtacatttttaagtttttcaattACGACAGaaatcggatccacgacacctttgaatattcttgatctgaacttctactaagctttaagttgtagattattcaaataattggagttttttctaaagtttaatattatttttttaactcgcttagaagagattggaaaacaaaaaccaattaagcgagtttatttattattaaagttcttctgtttgatatgaactggattaatataagttccaatttcatgtacatatataataatattgaaaataataaatattgaaaattcaattttttggttcatattttattcatatggctgctccaggtaaagtaaatctgcaggtaaaattcacgttatatggcggttatataaatggtaaaaccgcagtaaaattgattgtcaaatggctcgaaaatttagagtgaaatgacggaaaaatgaccgctatttgacgagcattgtgacgtgtgtgagcagcacagtgctatactcacatcctataagtgggagcggaatgcacgatcacattaataggaacgaaacggaaaatttggtcacaaaagttcatcacgcccatgcaaacgtgactatgaatataaccgctgcagaaagtcacaatgaccgtaaagtgactagtaaaatgacgtggagcgtttttgcagggtagttccctccgtcttgtagggtcaAGATGCATTATTTGTTgtgttccaatgaagcgtgatccagatatgGATAGAAAttaaacatgcaaatgcaacaacaatctgatacatatccctgcaaaaacgctccacgtcattttacggtcattgtgactttctgcagcggttatattcatagtcacgtttgcattggcgtgatgaacttttgtgaccaaacgATTGGagtgcgtttcaatgcaatgcaatagtatacgcaatcccatctcatggcagcatttcatacgcaaaggcacagaactatatttagcattgcaggcttcaggcgttttgcctgccagcacagccatatcattcgcagttacaagtaatgaacccccactcgtcagtgattgtatagcgccatccagaaagcgattcggacaaccataaggatctaggtctataacatcgaaacgcttctcatatgaagttgaaaggtgcatgagagtcctattgcgaattttgttattgattattacagttaaatcactagctattgattcgtatatcaaacctacattgcatccccttcgcttagcacaattaaatgttccactccattgcgtcgca from Eurosta solidaginis isolate ZX-2024a chromosome 3, ASM4086904v1, whole genome shotgun sequence includes these protein-coding regions:
- the LOC137244670 gene encoding uncharacterized protein isoform X2 yields the protein MLIQIVRIAVINIIKATTPAKEPVSCQRFSLDLEEDLKTLLEARAAPRVANVDQRESNVAVSGNAMNKIFEMEDENKSNNANTIKRIPYNFSTKASCDETIFECQQQRTSDESFMALEKMCDKTASDPDSTLFKYIHSENKDMVKEDAKKRSADGNYFKIPCKQELQEIDEEAQSLQRLLHDLCVQEQHQLDNETPLKSIDVTLLEDIEAPSKMWDSTIVGDTTLQTSPLKMVRLLRPSTILEENCEDQYNSSLGGDDASSHISFQSAQKGSETSATTSF
- the LOC137244672 gene encoding tRNA (guanine(26)-N(2))-dimethyltransferase-like, with amino-acid sequence MRRNGVEHLIVLSEGDAMTLMHLSTSYEKRFDVIDLDPYGCPNRFLDGAIQSLTSGGSLLVTANDMAVLAGKTPEACNAKYSSVPLRMKCCHEMGLRILLHCIETHSNRLVTKVHHANANVTMNITAAESHNDRKMTWSVFAGICIRLLLHLHV
- the LOC137244670 gene encoding uncharacterized protein isoform X1, with amino-acid sequence MSGLEKFQANKAWRAKVKKLLVMQRKATTPAKEPVSCQRFSLDLEEDLKTLLEARAAPRVANVDQRESNVAVSGNAMNKIFEMEDENKSNNANTIKRIPYNFSTKASCDETIFECQQQRTSDESFMALEKMCDKTASDPDSTLFKYIHSENKDMVKEDAKKRSADGNYFKIPCKQELQEIDEEAQSLQRLLHDLCVQEQHQLDNETPLKSIDVTLLEDIEAPSKMWDSTIVGDTTLQTSPLKMVRLLRPSTILEENCEDQYNSSLGGDDASSHISFQSAQKGSETSATTSF